A genomic stretch from Halichoerus grypus chromosome 7, mHalGry1.hap1.1, whole genome shotgun sequence includes:
- the TAF5L gene encoding TAF5-like RNA polymerase II p300/CBP-associated factor-associated factor 65 kDa subunit 5L isoform X1: protein MKRVRTEQIQMAVSCYLKRRQYVDSDGPLKQGLRLSQTAEEMAANLAVQSESGCANIVSAAPCQAEPQQYEVQFGRLRNFLTDSDSQHSHEVMPLLYPLFVYLHLNLVQNSPKSTVESFYSRFHGMFLQNASQKDVIEQLQTTQTIQDILSNFKLRAFLDNKYVVRLQEDSYNYLIRYLQSDNNTALCKVLTLHIHLDVQPAKRTDYQLYASGNSSRSEGSGLEPTDMPAPILQNEAALEVLQESIKRVKDGPPSLTTICFYAFYNTEQLLNTAEISPDSKLLAAGFDNSCIKLWSLRSKKLKSEPHQVDVSRIHLACDILEEEDDEDDNAGTEMKILRGHCGPVYSTRFLADSSGLLSCSEDMSIRYWDLGSFTNTVLYQGHAYPVWDLDISPYSLYFASGSHDRTARLWSFDRTYPLRIYAGHLADVDCVKFHPNSNYLATGSTDKTVRLWSAQQGNSVRLFTGHRGPVLSLAFSPNGKYLASAGEDQRLKLWDLASGTLYKELRGHTDNITSLTFSPDSSLIASASMDNSVRVWDIRNTYCSAPADGSSGELVGVYTGQMSNVLSVQFMACNLLLVTGITQENQEH from the exons ATGAAACGAGTGCGCACCGAGCAGATTCAGATGGCAGTGTCCTGCTACCTCAAACGCCGGCAGTACGTGGACTCCGATGGTCCCCTGAAGCAAGGACTGCGGCTGTCACAGACTGCTGAGGAGATGGCGGCCAACCTCGCAg TCCAATCAGAATCCGGCTGTGCCAACATAGTGTCTGCAGCCCCTTGCCAGGCAGAGCCCCAGCAATATGAAGTACAGTTTGGACGCCTACGGAATTTTCTCACTG ATTCTGATTCCCAGCATAGCCACGAAGTGATGCCTCTCCTCTATCCTCTCTTTGTCTACCTCCATCTCAACCTGGTCCAGAATAGTCCGAAGAGCACAGTGGAAAGTTTTTACAGCCGCTTCCATGGAATGTTTCTGCAGAACGCTAGCCAGAAGGATGTCATTGAGCAGCTACAGACCACTCAGACCATCCAGGACATCCTGTCTAACTTCAAGCTTCGAGCATTCCTAGATAACAAGTACGTGGTCCGTCTCCAGGAAGACAGCTACAACTACCTTATCCGCTACCTCCAAAGTGACAACAACACCGCCCTGTGCAAGGTCCTCACCTTGCATATCCATCTTGACGTGCAGCCTGCCAAGAGAACAGATTACCAGCTCTATGCCAGTGGTAACTCCTCTCGAAGCGAGGGCAGCGGCTTAGAGCCCACTGACATGCCCGCCCCTATTCTGCAGAACGAGGCTGCCCTGGAGGTCTTGCAGGAGAGCATTAAGCGCGTCAAGGatggccctccctccctcaccaccaTCTGTTTCTATGCCTTCTATAACACAGAGCAGCTGTTGAACACTGCAGAAATCTCCCCGGACAGCAAGCTGCTTGCTGCTGGGTTTGACAACTCCTGTATAAAACTGTGGAGTTTACGATCCAAGAAGTTAAAATCCGAACCCCATCAAGTAGACGTGTCCCGCATCCACTTGGCTTGTGACATTCTGGAGGAGGAG GATGATGAGGATGACAATGCGGGCACAGAGATGAAGATACTACGGGGACACTGTGGACCAGTGTACAGCACAAGGTTCCTCGCAGACAGCTCAGGGTTGCTCTCTTGTTCTGAAGACATGTCCATTAGGTACTGGGACCTCGGGAGTTTCACCAACACTGTGTTGTACCAAGGACATGCCTACCCTGTGTGGGACCTGGACATTAGCCCGTATAGCCTGTACTTTGCCAGTGGGTCCCACGACCGCACCGCGAGGCTGTGGTCATTTGATCGGACGTACCCACTGAGAATATATGCCGGCCACCTGGCAGATGTGGACTGTGTCAAATTCCACCCTAATTCAAACTACTTAGCCACAGGCTCGACCGACAAGACTGTCCGGCTGTGGAGTGCTCAACAGGGCAACTCGGTGAGGCTCTTCACGGGCCACCGCGGCCCCGTGCTCTCTCTTGCCTTTTCTCCCAACGGTAAGTACTTGGCGTCAGCTGGCGAGGACCAGCGGCTGAAGCTATGGGACTTGGCCTCCGGGACCCTTTATAAAGAACTGAGAGGCCACACGGACAATATCACCAGCCTCACCTTCAGTCCGGACAGCAGTTTGATCGCGTCTGCGTCCATGGACAACTCCGTGCGTGTCTGGGACATCAGGAACACTTACTGCAGTGCGCCTGCCGACGGTTCCTCTGGGGAACTCGTGGGTGTGTACACTGGGCAGATGAGCAATGTACTCAGTGTGCAGTTCATGGCCTGCAACCTTCTTCTAGTGACTGGAATCACGCAAGAAAATCAGgaacattaa
- the TAF5L gene encoding TAF5-like RNA polymerase II p300/CBP-associated factor-associated factor 65 kDa subunit 5L isoform X2: protein MKYSLDAYGIFSLNSPKSTVESFYSRFHGMFLQNASQKDVIEQLQTTQTIQDILSNFKLRAFLDNKYVVRLQEDSYNYLIRYLQSDNNTALCKVLTLHIHLDVQPAKRTDYQLYASGNSSRSEGSGLEPTDMPAPILQNEAALEVLQESIKRVKDGPPSLTTICFYAFYNTEQLLNTAEISPDSKLLAAGFDNSCIKLWSLRSKKLKSEPHQVDVSRIHLACDILEEEDDEDDNAGTEMKILRGHCGPVYSTRFLADSSGLLSCSEDMSIRYWDLGSFTNTVLYQGHAYPVWDLDISPYSLYFASGSHDRTARLWSFDRTYPLRIYAGHLADVDCVKFHPNSNYLATGSTDKTVRLWSAQQGNSVRLFTGHRGPVLSLAFSPNGKYLASAGEDQRLKLWDLASGTLYKELRGHTDNITSLTFSPDSSLIASASMDNSVRVWDIRNTYCSAPADGSSGELVGVYTGQMSNVLSVQFMACNLLLVTGITQENQEH from the exons ATGAAGTACAGTTTGGACGCCTACGGAATTTTCTCACTG AATAGTCCGAAGAGCACAGTGGAAAGTTTTTACAGCCGCTTCCATGGAATGTTTCTGCAGAACGCTAGCCAGAAGGATGTCATTGAGCAGCTACAGACCACTCAGACCATCCAGGACATCCTGTCTAACTTCAAGCTTCGAGCATTCCTAGATAACAAGTACGTGGTCCGTCTCCAGGAAGACAGCTACAACTACCTTATCCGCTACCTCCAAAGTGACAACAACACCGCCCTGTGCAAGGTCCTCACCTTGCATATCCATCTTGACGTGCAGCCTGCCAAGAGAACAGATTACCAGCTCTATGCCAGTGGTAACTCCTCTCGAAGCGAGGGCAGCGGCTTAGAGCCCACTGACATGCCCGCCCCTATTCTGCAGAACGAGGCTGCCCTGGAGGTCTTGCAGGAGAGCATTAAGCGCGTCAAGGatggccctccctccctcaccaccaTCTGTTTCTATGCCTTCTATAACACAGAGCAGCTGTTGAACACTGCAGAAATCTCCCCGGACAGCAAGCTGCTTGCTGCTGGGTTTGACAACTCCTGTATAAAACTGTGGAGTTTACGATCCAAGAAGTTAAAATCCGAACCCCATCAAGTAGACGTGTCCCGCATCCACTTGGCTTGTGACATTCTGGAGGAGGAG GATGATGAGGATGACAATGCGGGCACAGAGATGAAGATACTACGGGGACACTGTGGACCAGTGTACAGCACAAGGTTCCTCGCAGACAGCTCAGGGTTGCTCTCTTGTTCTGAAGACATGTCCATTAGGTACTGGGACCTCGGGAGTTTCACCAACACTGTGTTGTACCAAGGACATGCCTACCCTGTGTGGGACCTGGACATTAGCCCGTATAGCCTGTACTTTGCCAGTGGGTCCCACGACCGCACCGCGAGGCTGTGGTCATTTGATCGGACGTACCCACTGAGAATATATGCCGGCCACCTGGCAGATGTGGACTGTGTCAAATTCCACCCTAATTCAAACTACTTAGCCACAGGCTCGACCGACAAGACTGTCCGGCTGTGGAGTGCTCAACAGGGCAACTCGGTGAGGCTCTTCACGGGCCACCGCGGCCCCGTGCTCTCTCTTGCCTTTTCTCCCAACGGTAAGTACTTGGCGTCAGCTGGCGAGGACCAGCGGCTGAAGCTATGGGACTTGGCCTCCGGGACCCTTTATAAAGAACTGAGAGGCCACACGGACAATATCACCAGCCTCACCTTCAGTCCGGACAGCAGTTTGATCGCGTCTGCGTCCATGGACAACTCCGTGCGTGTCTGGGACATCAGGAACACTTACTGCAGTGCGCCTGCCGACGGTTCCTCTGGGGAACTCGTGGGTGTGTACACTGGGCAGATGAGCAATGTACTCAGTGTGCAGTTCATGGCCTGCAACCTTCTTCTAGTGACTGGAATCACGCAAGAAAATCAGgaacattaa